From Carya illinoinensis cultivar Pawnee chromosome 5, C.illinoinensisPawnee_v1, whole genome shotgun sequence, one genomic window encodes:
- the LOC122311884 gene encoding putative pumilio homolog 8, chloroplastic, with translation MEKGEKEPSDFQWFMPDQIPIDPSSISPRESHRLIVADSLENHNIDGNRSSGNSLHQKTTIINPRVQTRPTSQNRNPTTGSVNFQDAISGMDLNPGLNYETLFEQGVETSLSRLSLSTPSHQPWFLAPPASQEVAWCGNTAGPSLGNGFDDNYVMAGGLASSTHAQECQGQQYLEKLREQHLQSMRIQSAVTRHMVYDTRPRGVPLILSDNNGLSSFRPSFANYQHRNLSGAGPSFGTGKNQSAASSTFNINNVFDWHRGRQSAHTMSYYYPIWPSSPSSNGIRFDSNCQSRGITSNGLRSAGILSLQPSQQRPTSYPSMEELNGQLLSVAKDRKPGYAFFQKKFEKWNDDLHALMVNSRCSHHVQKRFEESNGEQLTEILLTLISNEQKLKYTCTDSQGSRSMQKLLEHLKTPEHISLVIWTIRNLTVTLTKCTSGLFLIRKCLDLFPAQDNELILNEIAENCFDIATDRYGCCLMQECVNRSFGETKERLVAKIAANALLLSEDSFGNFVVQHVIELRMPRVAEAIHAQLEGRFLSLSMDKHGSHVVQKCLIEFGEQLSARIIRELTSIPERFLSFLQDQWGNYVAQTAKAVSKGSVRQSLMDLIDHYRPLLQSHPHGKCVLAPTKRKQHRLI, from the exons ATGgagaagggagagaaagaacCTTCAGACTTCCAATGGTTCATGCCTGATCAAATCCCTATTGACCCTTCTTCTATTTCACCGCGGGAAAGCCACCGCCTTATCGTTGCTGATTCCCTGGAAAACCACAATATTGATGGTAACCGTTCGTCTGGAAATTCCCTTCACCAGAAAACAACCATAATAAACCCTAGAGTTCAAACCCGCCCCACCTCCCAAAACCGAAACCCCACCACTGGGAGCGTTAATTTTCAAGACGCCATCTCGGGGATGGACCTAAACCCTGGTCTCAATTACGAGACCCTTTTTGAACAAGGCGTTGAAACTTCATTGAGTCGGCTCAGCCTATCAACTCCTTCTCATCAACCTTGGTTTCTTGCTCCACCGGCCTCTCAAGAAGTTGCCTGGTGTGGTAATACTGCTGGGCCATCGTTAGGGAACGGTTTCGATGATAATTATGTAATGGCCGGAGGTCTTGCTTCTTCAACGCATGCACAAGAATGTCAAGGACAGCAATATTTGGAGAAGTTGAGAGAACAGCATTTGCAGTCGATGAGAATTCAGTCTGCAGTGACGAGACATATGGTTTATGATACAAGGCCCCGTGGAGTGCCATTAATATTGAGCGATAACAATGGACTTTCGAGCTTCCGGCCAAGTTTTGCCAATTATCAGCACAGAAATTTATCAGGTGCGGGCCCAAGTTTTGGGACAGGAAAGAACCAGTCTGCGGCCTCTTCTACCTTTAACATTAACAATGTGTTTGATTGGCATCGCGGAAGACAATCTGCACATACAATGAGTTATTATTATCCTATTTGGCCGTCTTCTCCGAGTAGTAATGGGATTCGATTTGATTCCAACTGCCAAAGTCGGGGAATTACCAGTAATGGTCTGAGGTCCGCTGGGATATTGTCATTGCAGCCGTCGCAACAGCGTCCAACGTCGTACCCCTCAATGGAAGAATTGAACGGCCAACTGCTTTCGGTGGCCAAAGACCGAAAGCCGGGGTATGCTTTCTTTCAGAAGAAGTTTGAGAAGTGGAATGACGATTTGCACGCGTTAATGGTTAACTCGCGTTGCTCTCATCACGTTCAGAAGCGTTTCGAAGAAAGCAATGGAGAACAGCTGACTGAAATTCTTCTTACTTTGATCAGTAATGAACAAAAACTAAAGTATACATGCACCGACAGCCAAGG AAGTCGGTCAATGCAAAAATTGTTGGAGCATCTTAAAACCCCGGAGCACATATCCTTGGTAATATGGACTATAAGGAATTTAACAGTTACCTTGACCAAGTGCACGAGTGGTCTGTTTTTAATCAGGAAGTGCTTGGACCTTTTCCCCGCCCAAGACAACGAG CTTATTTTGAATGAGATAGCAGAGAACTGTTTTGATATTGCGACAGACAGATATGGATGCTGTTTAATGCAAGAGTGTGTCAATCGTTCTTTTGGAGAAACAAAGGAGCGTCTTGTGGCTAAAATAGCAGCAAATGCGCTACTCCTTTCAGAAGATTCTTTTGG gaacttTGTTGTGCAGCACGTAATAGAGCTGAGGATGCCACGTGTTGCAGAAGCTATACATGCGCAGCTCGAAGGAagatttctttctctctctatggaCAAGCATGGCAGCCATGTGGTGCAAAAATGCTTGATTGAATTTGGAGAACAGCTTTCCGCTAGGATTATTCGAGAGCTTACTTCTATTCCGGAGCGTTTCTTGAGCTTTCTTCAGGATCAATGGGGTAATTATGTTGCTCAGACTGCCAAGGCGGTTTCTAAG GGATCCGTCCGCCAATCTCTTATGGATCTAATCGATCATTACAGACCACTTTTGCAAAGCCATCCTCATGGAAAATGCGTGCTTGCCCCAACCAAACGGAAGCAGCACCGATTGATATGA
- the LOC122311885 gene encoding thioredoxin domain-containing protein 9 homolog has product MENAKVQEILEKQVLTVAKAVEDKLDDEISALDRLDMDDIEVLRERRLQQMKKMAEKRSRWISLGHGEYSEIPSEKDFFAAVKASDRVVCHFYRDNWPCKVVDKHLSILAKQHMETRFVKINAEKSPFLAEKLKIIVLPTIALIKNAKVDDYVVGFDELGGTDEFSTEELEERLAKAQVIFFEGESSLNPRSGSQARRSVRQSTKPDSSDSE; this is encoded by the exons ATGGAGAACGCAAAGGTTCAAGAG ATTCTGGAGAAGCAAGTGCTGACAGTGGCGAAGGCTGTGGAGGACAAGCTAGATGATGAGATCTCAGCCCTAGATCGGCTGGACATGGACGATATAGAGGTGCTCAGGGAGAGGAGGTTGCAGCAGATGAAGAAGATGGCGGAGAAGCGGAGCCGTTGGATCTCCCTCGGCCACGGCGAGTACTCCGAGATCCCTTCGGAGAAGGACTTCTTCGCCGCGGTAAAGGCCAGCGACCGTGTCGTCTGCCACTTTTACCGCGACAACTGGCCCTGCAAG GTGGTAGACAAGCACTTGAGCATATTGGCAAAGCAGCACATGGAGACACGTTTTGTGAAAATCAATGCCGAGAAAAGTCCATTCTTGGCAGAAAAACTCAAGATCATTGTTCTTCCAACCATTGCCCTCATAAAGAATGCCAAAGTTGATGACTATGTG GTAGGATTCGATGAGCTTGGTGGGACGGATGAATTCAGCACAGAGGAACTGGAGGAAAGGCTGGCTAAAGCTCAAGTTATATTTTTTGAGGGTGAATCATCACTGAATCCAAGATCTGGGTCACAAGCCCGAAGGAGCGTCAGGCAAAGCACAAAGCCGGACTCATCAGATTCGGAGTAA